In the genome of Myxococcus stipitatus, one region contains:
- a CDS encoding M20 family metallopeptidase — MPAMNVQTATESSDRIWEKEILPALERYIRIPNKSPAFDPDWVKHGHMEAAVQLIVEWCRAQAAHLPGLTLEVVRLKDEQGRDRTPVIYMEIPGTRGDDTVLLYGHLDKQPEMTGWREDLTPWTPKREGDKLYGRGGADDGYSAFASLTALRLLREQGVPHARCVVLIEACEESGSYDLPAYIEALAPRIGKPSLVVCLDSGCANYEQLWMTTSLRGMVAGNLRVDVLTEGVHSGDASGIVASSFRVLRQVLSRVEEQDTGRVTVQGLHVEIPKERREQASAAAKVLGEEVFAKFPWVPGMKPMSDDGAELVLNRTWRPALSVTAVDGMPSLQSAGNVLRPFTTVKLSMRIPPRLEPKAAQKALKEALEKDPPYGAKVTFDGDKASIGWDAPPLASWLSRAVESASGTYFGRPAMAMGEGGTIPFMGMLGERFPEAQFLITGLLGPGSNAHGPNEFLHVPTGKKLTCCVASVIAEHFKR; from the coding sequence ATGCCGGCCATGAACGTCCAGACCGCCACCGAATCCTCCGACCGCATCTGGGAGAAGGAAATCCTCCCGGCGCTCGAGCGCTACATCCGCATCCCCAACAAGTCGCCGGCCTTCGACCCGGACTGGGTGAAGCATGGCCACATGGAGGCCGCGGTGCAGCTCATCGTGGAGTGGTGCCGCGCGCAGGCGGCCCACCTGCCGGGCCTCACGCTGGAAGTGGTCCGCCTCAAGGATGAGCAGGGCCGCGACCGCACGCCGGTCATCTACATGGAGATTCCGGGCACGCGCGGCGACGACACCGTGCTGCTCTACGGCCACCTGGACAAGCAGCCGGAGATGACGGGCTGGCGCGAGGACCTGACGCCGTGGACGCCCAAGCGCGAGGGCGACAAGCTCTACGGCCGCGGTGGCGCGGATGACGGCTACTCCGCCTTCGCGTCGCTGACGGCGCTGCGCCTCCTGCGCGAGCAGGGCGTGCCGCACGCGCGCTGCGTCGTCCTCATCGAGGCGTGCGAGGAGAGCGGCAGCTACGACCTGCCCGCGTACATCGAGGCGCTCGCGCCGCGCATCGGCAAGCCGTCGCTGGTGGTGTGCCTGGACTCGGGCTGCGCCAACTACGAGCAGCTGTGGATGACCACGTCGCTGCGCGGCATGGTGGCGGGCAACCTGCGCGTGGACGTGCTCACCGAGGGCGTCCACTCCGGCGACGCCAGCGGCATCGTCGCGTCGTCCTTCCGCGTGCTGCGTCAGGTGCTGTCGCGGGTGGAGGAGCAGGACACGGGCCGCGTCACGGTGCAGGGCCTGCACGTGGAGATTCCGAAGGAGCGGCGCGAGCAGGCGTCCGCCGCCGCGAAGGTGCTGGGCGAGGAGGTCTTCGCCAAGTTCCCGTGGGTGCCCGGCATGAAGCCCATGTCGGACGACGGCGCGGAGCTGGTGCTCAACCGCACGTGGCGTCCGGCGCTGTCGGTGACGGCCGTGGACGGCATGCCGTCGCTGCAGAGCGCGGGCAACGTGCTGCGTCCCTTCACCACGGTGAAGCTGTCCATGCGCATCCCTCCGCGCCTGGAGCCGAAGGCGGCGCAGAAGGCGCTGAAGGAGGCGCTGGAGAAGGACCCGCCGTACGGCGCGAAGGTGACGTTCGACGGCGACAAGGCCAGCATCGGCTGGGACGCGCCGCCCCTGGCCAGCTGGCTGTCGCGCGCGGTGGAGTCCGCGTCCGGCACGTACTTCGGCCGGCCGGCCATGGCCATGGGCGAGGGCGGCACCATCCCCTTCATGGGCATGCTGGGCGAGCGCTTCCCGGAGGCGCAGTTCCTCATCACCGGCCTGCTGGGGCCGGGCAGCAACGCGCACGGGCCCAACGAGTTCCTGCACGTCCCCACCGGCAAGAAGCTCACGTGCTGCGTGGCCAGCGTCATCGCCGAGCACTTCAAGCGCTGA
- the treZ gene encoding malto-oligosyltrehalose trehalohydrolase, translating into MSPLEAVASTRRKQLGAWVDAGPTVRWRVWAPGHPRVEVVLHDARGVPGRVLPMTPEPGGFFVAALEGQGAGVRYKLRVDGEGPFPDPWSRAQPQGVHGPSEVVVPDFAWTDAGWKGVEPSSLVLYEVHVGTATPEGTFEALIARLPALVELGVNALELMPVASFPGERNWGYDGVDLFAPAQVYGGPEGLRRLVDAAHARGLAVLLDVVYNHFGPDGNYLRVYSPHYFTGRHHTPWGDAVNYDGSDSAPVRELVLSNVEMWIRDYHLDGLRLDATHALVDESPRHLLDDIAERARASAPGRSVLLIAEDGRNERRLVLSTAEGGYALDGIWADDFHHQMRRAFAGDSEGYYQDYTGHTEDLARTLRQGWFYEGQVSKSQGQARGTSAEGLAPWHFVYCLQNHDQVGNRALGERLGSDVSPAAFRAMSVLLLTSPYTPLLFMGQEWNASTPFLYFTDHHAELGRLVTEGRRREFADFSRFAGEEVPDPQALETFTRSRLDWSEAERPGHAGVRLLYRELLQARAREPALREARRGTYDAKALGPDALCLERRAEGQTLLVLLALRGTLTHPVPRGAEVVLWSEAPRFGGAGHASPLRDGTVTLEGPAAVVLRVSGLTERCGR; encoded by the coding sequence ATGAGTCCTCTCGAGGCGGTGGCGAGCACGCGGCGGAAGCAGCTGGGGGCCTGGGTCGATGCGGGTCCGACGGTGCGGTGGCGGGTCTGGGCCCCCGGCCACCCGCGCGTGGAGGTGGTCCTGCACGACGCGCGGGGTGTGCCAGGACGCGTGTTGCCGATGACCCCCGAGCCAGGCGGCTTCTTCGTCGCCGCGCTGGAAGGGCAGGGGGCGGGCGTCCGCTACAAGCTGCGCGTGGATGGCGAAGGCCCCTTCCCGGACCCGTGGTCCCGCGCGCAGCCGCAAGGCGTGCATGGGCCGTCCGAGGTGGTGGTGCCGGACTTCGCGTGGACGGACGCGGGATGGAAGGGCGTGGAGCCCTCGTCGCTCGTCCTCTACGAGGTCCACGTGGGCACCGCCACGCCCGAGGGCACCTTCGAGGCGCTCATCGCCCGACTCCCCGCGCTCGTGGAGCTGGGCGTCAACGCGTTGGAGCTGATGCCCGTGGCCAGCTTCCCCGGCGAGCGGAACTGGGGCTACGACGGCGTGGACCTCTTCGCGCCGGCCCAGGTGTACGGCGGCCCGGAGGGGCTGCGCCGGTTGGTGGACGCCGCGCACGCGCGGGGCCTCGCCGTGCTGCTGGACGTCGTCTACAACCACTTCGGCCCGGACGGGAACTACCTCCGGGTGTACTCGCCGCACTACTTCACCGGCCGCCACCACACGCCGTGGGGCGACGCGGTGAACTACGACGGCTCGGACAGCGCGCCCGTGCGCGAGCTGGTGCTCTCCAACGTGGAGATGTGGATTCGCGACTACCACCTGGACGGCCTGCGCCTGGATGCGACGCACGCGCTGGTGGACGAGAGTCCTCGGCACCTGCTCGACGACATCGCCGAGCGCGCGCGGGCCAGCGCGCCGGGAAGGAGCGTGCTCCTCATCGCCGAGGATGGGCGCAACGAGCGACGCCTCGTCCTCTCCACGGCCGAAGGGGGTTACGCACTGGATGGCATCTGGGCGGATGACTTCCATCACCAGATGCGGCGCGCCTTCGCGGGAGACAGCGAGGGCTACTACCAGGACTACACGGGCCACACGGAGGACCTGGCGCGGACGCTGCGCCAGGGCTGGTTCTACGAGGGGCAGGTGTCGAAGAGCCAGGGCCAGGCGCGAGGCACCTCGGCCGAGGGCCTTGCGCCCTGGCACTTCGTGTACTGCCTCCAGAACCACGACCAGGTGGGCAATCGCGCCCTGGGAGAGCGATTGGGGAGCGACGTGTCCCCCGCGGCCTTCCGCGCGATGAGCGTGTTGCTGCTCACGTCGCCCTATACGCCGCTCCTGTTCATGGGGCAGGAGTGGAACGCGAGCACGCCGTTCCTCTACTTCACGGACCACCACGCGGAGCTGGGGCGGCTCGTCACGGAAGGCCGGCGCCGCGAGTTCGCGGACTTCTCACGCTTCGCGGGCGAGGAGGTCCCCGACCCGCAGGCCCTGGAGACCTTCACCCGCTCCCGCCTGGACTGGAGCGAGGCGGAAAGGCCCGGGCACGCCGGAGTCCGCCTGCTCTATCGCGAGCTGCTCCAAGCGCGCGCGCGCGAGCCCGCCCTCCGGGAGGCGCGCCGGGGCACCTACGACGCGAAGGCCCTGGGGCCCGATGCGCTGTGCCTGGAGCGGCGCGCGGAGGGGCAGACGCTGCTCGTGCTGCTCGCCTTGCGCGGGACGCTGACGCACCCCGTCCCCCGGGGCGCGGAGGTGGTGCTGTGGAGCGAGGCCCCGCGCTTCGGAGGCGCCGGGCATGCGTCGCCGCTGCGCGATGGGACCGTGACGCTGGAGGGCCCGGCGGCGGTCGTGCTGCGTGTCTCGGGCCTGACGGAGCGGTGTGGCCGGTGA
- a CDS encoding DUF5335 family protein translates to MAHTDHTREIPREGWADYLALLSTMEKEHPVRIEVEGLDLGDQPLAENLPLIEISLEEKGSDKGVVEIIVGGPGGEITHRIQKPARIYADESESGELECLDIESSEDNTKTLIYFGQATTDGARRMD, encoded by the coding sequence ATGGCGCACACGGACCACACGCGAGAGATTCCTCGAGAGGGCTGGGCGGACTATCTGGCGCTGCTCAGCACCATGGAGAAGGAGCACCCAGTCCGCATCGAAGTCGAAGGCCTGGACCTGGGAGACCAGCCGCTCGCCGAGAACCTGCCGCTCATCGAAATCAGCCTCGAGGAGAAGGGCAGCGACAAGGGCGTGGTCGAAATCATCGTGGGAGGCCCCGGCGGGGAAATCACCCACCGCATCCAGAAGCCCGCTCGCATCTACGCGGATGAGAGCGAGAGCGGCGAGCTGGAGTGCCTCGACATCGAGAGCAGCGAGGACAACACGAAGACGCTCATCTACTTCGGCCAGGCGACGACGGACGGCGCGCGGCGGATGGACTGA
- the cls gene encoding cardiolipin synthase, which yields MPEALSWLEAAWPHVAAALTVLVSVLASGHVVLHKRDVRAAVSWVGLVWLVPVLGAVLYLLLGINRIRRRARSLTPRREHGQFPPVRGLEAVVAEGASRVTDAAAHLAPLARLGDAVTHRPLLPGNRVTVLESRTDAYPAMLAAIASARASITLCSYIFDNDVAGRHFAGALGEAVRRGVEVRVLVDAVGARYTWPTILGRLKREGVRAARFLPSLMPYRLPFMNLRNHRKVLVVDGRVGFTGGMNIREHFWPGEHAARDLHFQLEGPVVAQLQETFAEDWVFTTRERLTGDTWFPEQRRMGPVLARGIPDGPDEDFEALRTVLLGALATARASVRIVTPYFLPDPALITALNVAALRGVRVEVVLPEKGNLPVVQWASTAQLWQVLATGCRVFLTQPPFDHSKLMVVDGEWGLIGSANWDPRSLRLNFELNVECYDAELARRLEAVVEERLSRARPLTRAQVDARPLPIRLRDGLARLLSPYL from the coding sequence ATGCCCGAAGCACTCTCGTGGCTGGAAGCAGCGTGGCCCCACGTCGCGGCGGCGCTGACGGTGCTGGTGAGCGTGCTGGCCAGCGGGCACGTCGTGCTGCACAAGCGAGACGTCCGCGCCGCGGTGAGCTGGGTGGGGCTGGTGTGGCTGGTGCCCGTGTTGGGCGCGGTGCTGTACCTGTTGTTGGGCATCAACCGCATCCGCCGCCGCGCGCGCTCGCTGACACCGCGCCGGGAGCACGGACAGTTTCCGCCCGTCCGAGGCCTGGAGGCGGTGGTGGCGGAAGGGGCCTCGCGCGTGACGGACGCCGCCGCGCACCTGGCGCCGCTGGCCCGGCTGGGGGACGCCGTCACGCACCGGCCGCTGCTGCCGGGCAATCGCGTCACCGTGCTGGAGTCCCGCACGGACGCGTACCCCGCCATGCTGGCCGCCATCGCGAGCGCGCGCGCCTCCATCACCCTGTGCAGCTACATCTTCGACAACGACGTGGCGGGGCGGCACTTCGCGGGCGCGCTGGGCGAGGCGGTGCGCAGAGGCGTGGAGGTCCGGGTGCTCGTGGACGCGGTGGGCGCGCGCTACACGTGGCCCACGATTCTGGGCCGCCTCAAGCGCGAGGGTGTCCGGGCCGCGCGCTTCCTGCCCTCGCTGATGCCCTACCGCCTGCCCTTCATGAACCTGCGCAACCACCGCAAGGTGCTGGTGGTGGACGGCCGCGTGGGCTTCACCGGAGGCATGAACATCCGCGAGCACTTCTGGCCGGGTGAGCACGCCGCCAGGGATTTGCACTTCCAGCTGGAAGGCCCGGTGGTCGCGCAGCTCCAGGAGACCTTCGCCGAGGACTGGGTCTTCACCACGCGGGAGCGGCTGACGGGGGACACCTGGTTCCCGGAGCAGCGGCGGATGGGGCCGGTGCTGGCGCGGGGGATACCGGACGGACCGGACGAGGACTTCGAGGCGCTGCGCACGGTGCTGCTCGGCGCGCTGGCCACCGCGCGGGCGTCGGTGCGAATCGTCACGCCGTACTTCCTGCCGGACCCGGCGCTCATCACCGCGCTCAACGTGGCCGCGCTGCGGGGCGTGCGCGTGGAGGTGGTGCTGCCGGAGAAGGGCAACCTGCCCGTGGTGCAGTGGGCCAGCACCGCGCAGCTCTGGCAGGTGCTGGCGACGGGGTGCCGGGTGTTCCTCACCCAGCCTCCGTTCGACCACTCCAAGCTGATGGTGGTGGATGGGGAGTGGGGGCTGATTGGCTCGGCCAACTGGGACCCGCGCTCGCTGCGGCTCAACTTCGAGCTGAACGTGGAGTGCTACGACGCGGAGCTGGCGCGGCGCCTGGAGGCGGTGGTGGAGGAGCGGCTGTCTCGCGCCCGCCCCCTCACCCGCGCGCAGGTGGACGCGCGCCCGTTGCCCATCCGGTTGAGGGATGGGCTGGCGCGCCTGTTGTCCCCGTATCTCTGA
- a CDS encoding MBL fold metallo-hydrolase: MELGFETIGNATLICHDDGPVLVTDPWTHGSAYFGSWTLSHEIPEQQRDIIQRCQYVWVSHGHPDHLSVESMDKLREQTILVPNHFGGRVRDDLREQGFNVHVLVDRVWTQLSPRIRVMCIPDMNQDAVLLVDIAGRLIVNLNDAGDRGWGRFVRSLVRRYDESYLLALSGYGDADMINYFTEDGQRIPPYAAAKTPVGRTIARQAAFYGARYFVPFSSMHKYQRADSIWASEYTTTLEDYARGFESETCTLLPAFIRRDFSKDDLQLIRPKERALLPVDPKEFGDDWSAMLEREEAQSLREYFGAIEHLGSVLDYLRFRVGGQDHVIEFNQRRFRRGITFEAPRNSLLTAVRYRVFDDLLIGNFMKTTLHGDFGEGRLYPDFSPYVAKYADNGKARSRNELKNYFSEYRRRDPVGFLRGKVEAHCVRPLQTQSAELLRTLLPSDSAAYRTAKEAFWKVRRVLL; encoded by the coding sequence ATGGAACTCGGCTTCGAGACGATCGGAAACGCCACACTCATCTGCCACGACGACGGTCCGGTGCTGGTGACGGACCCCTGGACACACGGCTCCGCGTACTTCGGCAGCTGGACGCTGTCCCATGAGATTCCCGAGCAGCAGCGGGACATCATCCAGCGCTGCCAGTACGTCTGGGTGTCCCACGGCCACCCGGACCACCTGAGCGTCGAGTCCATGGACAAGCTGCGTGAGCAGACCATCCTCGTCCCCAACCACTTTGGTGGCCGCGTGCGCGACGACCTGCGGGAGCAGGGCTTCAACGTGCACGTGCTGGTGGACCGCGTGTGGACGCAGCTGTCCCCGCGCATCCGCGTCATGTGCATCCCCGACATGAACCAGGACGCGGTGCTCCTGGTCGACATCGCCGGGCGGCTCATCGTCAACCTCAACGACGCGGGGGACCGGGGCTGGGGCCGCTTCGTGCGGAGCCTGGTGCGCCGGTATGACGAGTCCTATCTGTTGGCCCTGTCCGGTTACGGCGACGCGGACATGATCAACTACTTCACCGAGGACGGGCAGCGCATCCCGCCCTACGCCGCGGCCAAGACGCCCGTGGGACGCACCATCGCGCGTCAGGCGGCGTTCTACGGCGCGCGCTACTTCGTGCCCTTCAGCTCCATGCACAAGTACCAGCGCGCCGACAGCATCTGGGCCTCCGAGTACACGACGACGCTCGAGGACTACGCCCGCGGCTTCGAGTCGGAGACGTGCACGCTCCTGCCCGCCTTCATCCGCCGCGACTTCTCCAAGGACGACCTGCAGCTCATCCGCCCGAAGGAGCGCGCGCTGCTGCCGGTGGACCCGAAGGAGTTCGGCGACGACTGGAGCGCGATGCTGGAGCGCGAGGAGGCGCAGTCGCTGCGCGAGTACTTCGGGGCCATCGAGCACCTGGGCTCGGTGCTCGACTACCTCCGCTTCCGCGTGGGCGGCCAGGACCACGTCATCGAGTTCAACCAGCGCCGCTTCCGCCGGGGCATCACCTTCGAGGCGCCGCGCAACTCGCTGCTGACAGCGGTGCGCTACCGCGTCTTCGACGACCTGCTCATCGGCAACTTCATGAAGACGACGCTGCACGGCGACTTCGGCGAGGGCCGCCTCTACCCGGACTTCAGCCCCTACGTGGCCAAGTACGCGGACAACGGCAAGGCGCGCTCGCGCAACGAGCTGAAGAACTACTTCTCCGAGTACCGCCGCCGCGACCCGGTGGGCTTCCTGCGCGGCAAGGTGGAGGCGCACTGCGTGAGGCCGCTCCAGACGCAGTCGGCGGAGCTGCTCCGCACGCTGCTGCCGTCGGACTCGGCGGCCTACCGCACCGCGAAGGAGGCCTTCTGGAAGGTGCGGCGCGTGCTCCTCTGA
- a CDS encoding matrixin family metalloprotease: MLGFRSVCLLASVSWWGAACGGPEAPRTQAPETQTWEEFRASAVRDAEGVWIFDGDQAVGSEEELRAFYERQVAGTGTSREALAVYFLNGVDVKWSTTQKRNLTYCVNNVFGANKAAVVAAMNLATADWEAAANVDFIYNPAFDASCTASQTGVVFDVRPVNSSGQYLGRAFFPNAPRSSRNLLIDTVVFGGTSVWTLEGVLRHELGHVLGFVHEHDRCPGGSGANLRPLTVYDSASVMHYPRVGSTCVSTNPGGPILSPLDRTGARALYP; this comes from the coding sequence ATGCTCGGCTTCCGTTCCGTGTGCTTGCTGGCGAGTGTGTCGTGGTGGGGGGCCGCGTGTGGTGGGCCGGAAGCTCCGAGGACTCAGGCGCCCGAAACCCAGACATGGGAGGAGTTCCGCGCGAGCGCGGTGAGGGACGCCGAGGGCGTGTGGATTTTCGACGGGGACCAGGCGGTGGGGAGCGAGGAGGAGCTGCGCGCCTTCTACGAGCGCCAGGTGGCGGGGACGGGCACGAGCCGCGAGGCCCTGGCGGTGTATTTCCTGAATGGCGTCGACGTGAAGTGGAGCACGACGCAGAAGCGGAATCTGACCTACTGCGTGAACAACGTCTTCGGCGCGAACAAGGCGGCGGTGGTCGCGGCGATGAACCTCGCGACGGCGGACTGGGAGGCCGCGGCCAACGTGGACTTCATCTACAACCCGGCGTTCGACGCCTCCTGCACGGCGTCCCAGACGGGGGTGGTGTTCGACGTGCGTCCGGTGAACTCCAGCGGCCAGTACCTGGGGCGAGCGTTCTTTCCGAATGCACCGCGCTCGAGCCGCAACCTCCTCATCGACACCGTGGTGTTTGGCGGCACGAGCGTCTGGACGCTGGAGGGGGTGCTGCGCCACGAGCTGGGCCACGTGCTGGGCTTCGTGCATGAGCATGACCGCTGCCCGGGCGGGAGCGGCGCGAACCTGCGGCCGCTGACGGTCTACGACTCGGCCTCCGTCATGCACTATCCCCGGGTCGGGAGCACCTGCGTCAGCACGAATCCAGGAGGGCCCATCTTGTCGCCCCTGGACAGGACGGGGGCCCGCGCTTTGTACCCGTGA
- a CDS encoding M57 family metalloprotease, whose protein sequence is MLKFRSMALLAGVTLLGTACGEPEAPATEAPKMTWEEFRAGVVQDPEGKYIFDGDMAVDSEEELRAFFDSAMSGTATNQDGLAVYNTGGGAPAGDVKWSAAQKMNLTYCVSNTFGANKARVVAAMNTATAAWEATASVNFIHNTALDANCTASQTGVLFDVRPVNSGGQYLARAFFPNSGRSARNVLVDNTAFGNTGVWTLAGIMRHELGHTLGFRHEHTRPEARTCFEDNQWRGLTTYDSASVMHYPQCNGTQRGDLVLTARDQQGARALYP, encoded by the coding sequence ATGCTCAAGTTTCGCTCCATGGCGTTGCTTGCTGGTGTGACGTTGCTGGGTACCGCGTGTGGTGAGCCGGAGGCTCCCGCGACGGAGGCGCCCAAGATGACGTGGGAGGAGTTCCGGGCGGGCGTGGTGCAGGACCCCGAAGGCAAGTACATCTTCGACGGAGACATGGCGGTGGACAGCGAGGAGGAGCTGCGCGCCTTCTTCGACAGCGCCATGTCCGGCACGGCCACGAACCAGGATGGCCTGGCGGTCTACAACACCGGCGGCGGAGCTCCCGCGGGTGACGTGAAGTGGAGCGCCGCGCAGAAGATGAACCTCACCTACTGCGTGAGCAACACGTTCGGCGCGAACAAGGCGCGCGTGGTCGCGGCGATGAACACGGCGACGGCGGCCTGGGAGGCCACCGCGAGCGTGAACTTCATCCACAACACGGCGCTCGACGCCAACTGCACCGCGTCGCAGACGGGCGTGCTGTTCGACGTGCGTCCGGTGAACTCGGGTGGCCAGTACCTGGCGCGCGCGTTCTTCCCGAACTCGGGCCGCTCGGCGCGCAACGTCCTCGTGGACAACACGGCGTTCGGCAACACGGGCGTCTGGACGCTGGCGGGCATCATGCGCCACGAGCTGGGCCACACGCTCGGCTTCCGCCATGAGCACACCCGCCCCGAGGCGCGCACGTGCTTCGAGGACAACCAGTGGCGTGGCCTGACGACGTACGACAGCGCCTCCGTCATGCACTACCCCCAGTGCAACGGCACCCAGCGGGGTGACCTGGTGCTGACGGCTCGCGACCAGCAGGGGGCGCGCGCGCTGTATCCGTGA
- a CDS encoding AAA family ATPase: protein MSVAHPGLESRRVPRGEDVRERVAAIELLSPRDIDARLTALGYRGQTEARRAASVLAYRHVRRIRRVYLEGLSAETGARENCLFLGPTGSGKTFLVELLFREILAVPTVLADATQFSETGYVGDDVNTLLSRLYEAADKDAEWAACGVICMDEFDKLATSRSDSRFAGQQTTKDVSGFGVQRGLLHLLSGSSADFPPDFGFTSRLQPDTMELSCITFIACGAFSGLSTTADNMTRTERLGFGREPRHVAGESIAVAVTQEQLEQTTAFARYGFIPELIGRFNRLVSFTPLDAETLGDILQQNVLRAYEREFEQEGLRLQVEPEVKQHIVARALKRETGARGLRTTLAPLLEQAAYDHFGQPGAASTVRLVLNGDEVRSLTD from the coding sequence ATGTCTGTCGCCCACCCCGGTCTGGAGTCTCGACGTGTGCCTCGTGGAGAGGACGTGCGCGAGCGAGTCGCGGCCATCGAGCTCCTGTCTCCCCGAGACATCGACGCGCGGCTCACGGCGCTGGGCTATCGAGGACAGACAGAGGCCCGGCGCGCGGCCTCCGTCCTGGCCTACCGCCATGTGCGGCGCATCCGCCGCGTGTACCTGGAGGGGCTCTCCGCGGAGACGGGCGCCCGCGAGAACTGCCTGTTCCTGGGGCCCACCGGCTCCGGCAAGACGTTCCTCGTGGAGCTGCTGTTTCGCGAAATCCTCGCCGTGCCCACGGTGCTCGCGGACGCGACCCAGTTCTCCGAAACCGGTTACGTGGGGGACGACGTCAACACGCTGCTGTCTCGGCTGTACGAAGCCGCGGACAAGGACGCCGAGTGGGCCGCGTGTGGTGTCATCTGCATGGACGAGTTCGACAAGCTCGCCACCAGCCGCTCCGACAGCCGCTTCGCCGGACAGCAGACCACCAAGGACGTGAGCGGCTTCGGCGTGCAGCGCGGGCTGCTGCACCTCTTGTCGGGCTCCAGCGCGGACTTCCCGCCGGACTTCGGCTTCACCAGCCGGCTCCAGCCGGACACGATGGAGCTGTCCTGCATCACCTTCATCGCGTGTGGTGCGTTCAGTGGACTGAGCACCACGGCGGACAACATGACGCGGACGGAGCGGCTGGGCTTCGGGCGTGAGCCCAGGCACGTGGCGGGAGAGTCCATCGCCGTGGCCGTCACCCAGGAGCAGCTGGAGCAGACGACGGCCTTCGCGCGCTATGGCTTCATCCCGGAGCTCATCGGCCGCTTCAACCGGCTGGTCTCCTTCACGCCGCTGGACGCCGAGACGCTGGGCGACATCCTCCAGCAGAACGTCCTGCGCGCGTATGAGCGCGAGTTCGAGCAGGAGGGCCTGCGCCTGCAGGTGGAGCCCGAGGTGAAGCAGCACATCGTGGCGCGGGCGCTCAAGCGGGAAACGGGGGCGCGGGGGCTGCGCACGACGTTGGCGCCCCTCCTGGAGCAGGCGGCCTACGACCACTTCGGCCAGCCGGGCGCGGCCTCCACCGTGCGCCTGGTGTTGAATGGCGACGAGGTGCGCTCGCTCACGGATTGA